The genomic DNA CCTACGATATTTGACATCGTTGGGCGAATTAACGATCTCTCGGATAAATAAACCAGTCGATCACGTGATCGGaatgtgtacaaaataatacaggatgtttgaaattcaaaaacaatacCGCTGATTTTTGGTCACCATAAAATGATCATCGGCACCGGAAACAACCCCGAAAAATttccagaaataaaaaaaaaatgttgcaaaaaAACGGAATAAAAACTTTTGAGTCGGCGGGATTTCTCTGAGTCGGTCGGGCGAGGGGAAACaaaccatatttttattttggcctCATTGAATCATTGTAAGTTAATAGAACACAACTATGATTTTAGTGATATTTTGTAAATTCGTGAAGATCAAGTTCCAgcactgtttattttttcatcacttAATAGATCATGTGATAATGATTCTCTTAAATTATTGCTGTGACTAGGATGATAAATACTTACTGGGTCATGTGACACAAGTTCTCCAAGACAAACTAATGGACTGTCCATTTCATAAAACTTCAGCCATTTACCAACTTGCTCTTGAGTAGTCAGTGGTGTTTTAGAAAAATCAGGctgaaaaaaaccaaaaaggaTTCAATTTATTGAATAGTACATGAGCCAAACAGATATGATTTACAAATCCTAAGATGAAAAAAGGCCTTTTAAGGTGTCAGGAGGAAATTCAAAATTGTAGTAAAGTAGGTCTCAATGTTTAaagaatactgtggattcattattattcgtttgatatcaatttttgtgaatttcatGGGTAAAGAtgaaccatgaatttaaatgtaaaacaaaatacaaatggtccataggcttgtatgcagactttgacaTAAAATATTCAAGAAGTTGCAATGTTTACTGAAtccatgaaaaaaatgaatccacagtaaatggGGAAAAATTATGCCCCTCCTTGCATATACATTAGAGTtacaaagggacataactaGAGAACTGTGATGCCACTGAaactcaaacttgatctgtgttttataGTAATgagtattgtgtataagtttcataacatttggttgggGGCAAACTTAATTTACAGAATGAAggcactgatttttttttgctaattTGTAAAGGTCCATAACCCAAAACATGCAAAGcttatatatacagaaaacttGGACAGAGATTGAAAAAAGTGCATAATTCTATATACAAATACCATAATATGGAGGTTAGCTTTCCCCTTCTCCACCAGAAAGACGCCCCCTAGTGCCACAGGTTTGGTTCCATAATAACTGCCCAGGACCTTTCTAATACATGACATAAAGTTTTCTTCTCCAGTTCTCTTACTAGCCTTTACTTCTATCACCTAAAAAGAAACACAATCATGTCaggtaaaacatgtttatgaatgACAACAGTGTAAGGAACATAGTTTTATGGATAATTGGCTGACATCTGATCTATACGTTTAAATTATTTCAGCCTATCACAATTAGTTCTACCGGTAATTCAAAATTGacctgttttgttttttagccATTATTTTGTCATTCTCTTCAACATAtgagttttgattttcttgtcTGTATTATCTTCATCTTTTCTTTTCAAGTCTATTTGCATTGCTGTGCATTGGCCTACAACAAATGATTTATTAactgttataaatttatattgcaGCAAAGAACAATTAATATGAACTGTTTCTGTGTTTATATCATGAATTATTCATGAAATAGTTTTGATTGGTGGTCAACTTTATTTTAGTCACCACACTAGCTTCAATAGACGACACCAAATACTatcttgtatatatttatgtgtATTGTATGACTTATGAAACCACTACAAACCTTTCCTGGGTTAccatcacaacataaaaaatttcccatcaaagaaaattcatttttggtcAGTGTCTCTTGGATACACCCTCCAtcctttcaaagaaaaaaaaataataaaaaaaatattttaaggttATTGACAAAACATACAACACAAACATGGACCAATAATGATactgcttatttttttctttttctttttctgttagtTTACCAAAATGAACAGTTTTTTGGTTTGCTGGTTTCAATTTCTAAGTTTACCCCTGGAATTCAATTCAATGATATGACAACAACCATATACTGTTATCTTTTTGGTTTTATTAAAAATCTGCTGCTTAAAATATAAAGACAGGAGTATAGGGTGttactttaaattcagaaattattgcatgccttattattgcgatttcaTCATTTGAGactaaaatgttattttaatttttgcgatgTTGAGAAAAATCCTCTATAATTCATcgtgaattttattttatattattgcaTTTTTAACCTTGTCACagtttttgcaataataaaaacattgcaataatttccaatctaataaaaaaaaaatcctttaattGCTCCTGTTCTGATATGTCGCGCATCAAGGCTTGATGCACGACATATCAGAACAGGAGCaattaaagaatttaattttaattagattgaataatttctgaatttacagcaCATTTCAGATTTTCTAATCATACCTCTGTGCTAACTTTGGCAATGTGTGAATTCATAACAGCAACATTTCCAGACTTGTCCAACTTTACATCATTAATTagctaaaaatataattttatgttttaaaacaggCGTACATTTGATTGAATGATTGTTGGAGTTGGTATATCTTTGCTATTACTTGACTCATCTTCGTGGCTTAGTAATAGAACTTGCCATTGGGAATTTTTTGTTGGCATTTTTACTTCTTCTAAATTATGTTGTAGTATCAAAAACATAGTCATGCcattaattattataatattttttaaacttgagtttttctttaaaaacattaatcaatttcaaaagaaaatctaTAAAGTAAAGTCATGTATACAAAATGATAATGAAACAAAGAGTAAAAAAGGTTATCTACAAatcatttaattattatttgttgtttcCTACTTAAATGTGTCCATCATCcaagcatatttttttacaatgaaatttttaacattacAACTATATTTAATGGGGGTAGGTCCAGTGTTGAATGATGATCTTGAACTTTGTGTGAaacaaaaaactacaaaaagttgaaaattaaaatcataatacAAGAGTTGAAGATCTGATTACTGAGTACACCATAAGGATCAAAACTAAAGCTAAACTTTCCTACTCACCTCACAACAACATCCAATATGTCTATGAGGCCCTGCTCCTGCTCCAATCATAAATGCTCCAGGTAAATCTACCAACTCAGAAATCTGAGTAAATGTATAGACCTATAAACATAAACAGTTCAGAATTCAGATTATTCTACAAACTCAGTAATCTGAGTAAATGTATAGACCTATAAACATAAACAGTTCAGAATTCAGATTATTCTACAAACTCAGTAATCTGAGTAAATGTATAGACCTATAAACATAAACAGTTCAGAATTCAGATTATTCTACCAACTCAGTAATCTGAGTAAATGTATAGACCTATATAACAGTTCAGATTATTCTACCAACTCAGCAATCTGAGTAAATGTATAGATCTGAAAACATAAACAGTTCAGATTATTCTACCAACTCAGCAATCTGAGTAAATGTATAGATCTGAAAACATAAACAGTTCAGATTATTCTACCAACTCAGCAATCTGAGTAAATGTATAGATCTGAAAACATAAACAGTTCACATTATTCTACCAACTCAGCAATCTGAGTAAATGTATAGACCTGAAAACTTAAACAGTTCAGATTATTCTACCAACTCAGCAATCTGAGTAAATGTATAGACCTGAAAACTTAAACAGTTCAGATTATTCTACCAACTCAGCAATCTGAGTAAATGTATAGATCTGAAAACATAAACAGTTCAGATTATTCTACCAACTCAGCAATCTGAGTAAATGTATAGATCTGAAAACATAAACAGTTCAGATTATTCTACCAACTCAGCAATCTGAGTAAATGTATAGATCTGAAAACATAAACAGTTCAGATTATTCTACCAACTCAGCAATCTGAGTAAATGTATAGACCTGAAAACATAAACAGTTCAGATTATTCTACCAACTCAGCAATCTGAGTAAATGTATAGATCTGAAAACATAAACAGTTCAGATTATTCTACCAACTCAGCAATCTGAGTAAATGTATAGACCTGAAAACATAAACAGTTCAGATTATTCTACCAACTCAGCAATCTGAGTAAATGTATAGATCTGAAAACATAAACAGTTCAGATTATTCTACCAACTCAGCAATCTGAGTAAATGTATAGACCTGAAAACATAAACAGTTCAGATTATTCTACCAACTCAGCAATCTGAGTAAATGTATAGATCTGAAAACATAAACAGTTCAGATTATTCTACCAACTCAGCAATCTGAGTAAATGTATAGACCTGAAAACTTAAACAGTTCAGATTATTCTACCAACTCAGCAATCTGAGTAAATGTATAGATCTGAAAACTTAAACAGTTCAGATTATTCTACCAACTCAGCAATCTGAGTAAATGTATAGACCTGAAAACTTAAACAGTTCAGATTATTCTACCAACTCAGCAATCTGAGTAAATGTATAGATCTGAAAACATAAACAGTTCAGATTATTCTACCAACTCAGCAATCTGAGTAAATGTATAGACCTGAAAACATAAACAGTTCAGATTATTCTACCAACTCAGCAATCTGAGTAAATGTATAGATCTGAAAACATAAACAGTTCAGATTATTCTACCAACTCAGCAATCTGAGTAAATGTATAGACCTGAAAACATAAACAGTTCACATTATTCTACCAACTCAGCAATCTGAGTAAATGTATAGATCTGAAAACATAAACAGTTCAGATTATTCTACCAACTCAGCAATCTGAGTAAATGTATAGATCTGAAAACATAAACAGTTCAGATTATTCTACCAACTCAGCAATCTGAGTAAATGTATAGACCTGAAAACATAAACAGTTCAGATTATTCTACCAACTCAGCAATCTGAGTAAATGTATAGATCTGAAAACATAAACAGTTCAGATTATTCTACCAACTCAGCAATCTGAGTAAATGTATAGATCTGAAAACATAAACAGTTCACATTATTCTACCAACTCAGCAATCTGAGTAAATGTATAGATCTGAAAACATAAACAGTTCAGATTATTCTACCAACTCAGCAATCTGAGTAAATGTATAGACCTGAAAACATAAACAGTTCAGATTATTCTACCAACTCAGCAATCTGAGTAAATGTATAGATCTGAAAACATAAACAGTTCAGATTATTCTACCAACTCAGCAATCTGAGTAAATGTATAGATCTGAAAACATAAACAGTTCACATTATTCTACCAACTCAGCAATCTGAGTAAATGTATAGATCTGAAAACATAAACAGTTCACATTATTCTACCAACTCAGCAATCTGAGTAAATGTATAGATCTGAAAACATAAACAGTTCAGATTATTCTACCAACTCAGCAATCTGAGTAAATGTATAGATCTGAAAACATAAACAGTTCAGATTATTCTACCAACTCAGCAATCTGAGTAAATGTATAGACCTGAAAACATAAACAGTTCAGATTATTCTACCAACTCAGCAATCTGAGTAAATGTATAGATCTGAAAACATAAACAGTTCAGATTATTCTACCAACTCAGCAATCTGAGTAAATGTATAGATCTGAAAACATAAACAGTTCAGATTATTCTACCAACTCAGCAATCTGAGTAAATGTATAGATCTGAAAACATAAACAGTTCAGATTATTCTACCAACTCAGCAATCTGAGTAAATGTATAGATCTGAAAACATAAACAGTTCAGATTATTCTACCAACTCAGCAATCTGAGTAAATGTATAGACCTGAAAACATAAACAGTTCAGATTATTCTACCAACTCAGCAATCTGAGTAAATGTATAGATCTGAAAACATAAACAGTTCAGATTATTCTACCAACTCAGCAATCTGAGTAAATGTATAGATCTGAAAACATAAACAGTTCAGATTATTCTACCAACTCAGCAATCTGAGTAAATGTATAGACCTGAAAACATAAACAGTTCACATTATTCTACCAACTCAGCAATCTGAGTAAATGTATAGATCTGAAAACATAAACAGTTCAGATTATTCTACCAACTCAGCAATCTGAGTAAATGTATAGACCTGAAAACATAAACAGTTCAGATTATTCTACCAACTCAGCAATCTGAGTAAATGTATAGATCTGAAAACATAAACAGTTCAGATTATTCTACCAACTCAGCAATCTGAGTAAATGTATAGATCTGAAAACATAAACAGTTCAGATTATTCTACCAACTCAGCAATCTGAGTAAATGTATAGATCTGAAAACATAAACAGTTCAGATTATTCTACCAACTCAGCAATCTGAGTAAATGTATAGATCTGAAAACATAAACAGTTCAGATTATTCTACCAACTCAGCAATCTGAGTAAATGTATAGACCTGAAAACATAAACAGTTCAGATTATTCTACCAACTCAGCAATCTGAGTAAATGTATAGACCTGAAAACATAAACAGTTCAGATTATTCTACCAACTCAGCAATCTGAGTAAATGTATAGATCTGAAAACATAAACAGTTCAGATTATTCTACCAACTCAGCAATCTGAGTAAATGTATAGATCTGAAAACATAAACAGTTCAGATTATTCTACCAACTCAGCAATCTGAGTAAATGTATAGATCTGAAAACATAAACAGTTCAGATTATTCTACCAACTCAGCAATCTGAGTAAATGTATAGATCTGAAAACATAAACAGTTCACATTATTCTTACAAATTGAAGcaatttaattgataaaaatgtgtaaatttggaaaacagatttttttttatcacaggTACACAATATGCAATTCCAACAATTCAGAAATGCATGATTTCATATTGTACATTGTTGTTTTGGGTAGATATCTGTCAAAGGTCATCATGACCTTACAGCCTTTGTAAATAGGTTATGTCAAGGTACAAGGACATTATTTCTCATGAAACTGATTTTAAAGCACTTTATGGAAATAATTTAAGCATTATATATTAAGAGAATAATAATGCATTAAGGGGAACCGTGGgtctaaatctttttttttttacttaatataggatttcgctatatttttctatatatgaactttatcttatacttaatagaaaaatgaaataaaaaaaaatggggtcaccgttcatttatgctcacaatctgcctacgaaaaatgtcctttttttcttttgaattaatAGGGGAAAAAGCTGAatatcgagaaaaaaaaacaactaaattacagaaatcgcttaaattttacagttatttagtttaagtacagcttattcaaaatcaacaataaaaaatataggtcacctatgagttaaaaaagatattttaattttattgccaAAATATGGCATGTATACACCAAAGGAAGATAatcatgagtttgactgtccctttggtatctttcgttcctcttttgaagctttttcaatgatatctacattttaaaagtcacatGGGGCCCTCACAAATTGATTGCatggaatgatttttgtgccatatgataaagtaacaaaatctaaaggtaataaataaaatttgtaatgaaaaaaaaatgtttattttttttctgaaaatcttatacccgtgAGCCTCCTCAATGGTAATGCtgaaattgggaaagtgtaccTATCGTGATACAAATCCATAAACTGACAATGAAAAACgtcaataaatgtttataaaaagtatCCAGTTTTGAGGCACAAACTCCAGCTGAAAATTTTCAACTCTCTAGTTGTTACAAGACAACTCTGTCACATGTATGTTATAATGTTATTATGTGTGTACCTTGTTAAGTTGTGGCAATGGTGTCAGATAGGGAGGTCCACCAATGTCAGCAAGCCTAGGGTTTCCATTCAAACctgttcaaaaatgttttaataaaatatatagaaaattgaaacTTTACAACTTTCATCTTAAATTACACAATTGCACTGTTTTTGCTATTGCTGAATCTGATACATCAAATTACCTTGTAATTATGGC from Mytilus trossulus isolate FHL-02 chromosome 8, PNRI_Mtr1.1.1.hap1, whole genome shotgun sequence includes the following:
- the LOC134728288 gene encoding ester hydrolase C11orf54 homolog — its product is MSSQSIPVKKADMHVPAMEEVAKVLTDGLEKNFSTVSVNVVDCPDLTQKPYGLSAPGLNGNPRLADIGGPPYLTPLPQLNKVYTFTQISELVDLPGAFMIGAGAGPHRHIGCCCELINDVKLDKSGNVAVMNSHIAKVSTEDGGCIQETLTKNEFSLMGNFLCCDGNPGKVIEVKASKRTGEENFMSCIRKVLGSYYGTKPVALGGVFLVEKGKANLHIMPDFSKTPLTTQEQVGKWLKFYEMDSPLVCLGELVSHDPGMDLRVEHFHCYSEHGQGGHYHNDTTPNEVEYRGYFILADYVYRVDQPPQSTELAR